The DNA window CCCCCAACAGTACTGCTAGGAACCTTCCTCAGATTCCAAGCCCAGGGGCTCCCTGCGAGTACCAGACCGGTATGCTCCCTGGCCCCGAGGTAGGTGGGGATAGCAAGAACCCGGTGTACGGTTTTTGGAGCGTTCCCAGCGAGCACAGTCCCGAGTCCTGCGAGCTGAGGGGCCCTGCCAGCTACCAGGCCCCTTCTCCTGAGGATGACCTGTGAGCCCTTTGTTACGGGGTTCTGCCTTTAAGTCTACAGTCTCCTTGAGAGGCTTCTCAGGAGGTGGCAGTTCATGGATTTCACTGGTACCTTTTGGGGTGCAGCACTCCCCTCCTTTTGGGTGCCTCCGATCATACTGTCGCCAGGAGCCACGACCATGTCGTGGAGGATCTAGCACGGATTTCTGGGTCTCACCCGGCCTCTGTTGATTTGGCCCAGCCCCCGAAGTCTTCTCATACGTATACTGGGTTGTCATGGGTAGAGAAGTTGGCAGAGTTGATTGGTCAGCTAGGGAAGTAGATTGTTCTGCAGAAAGGGCATTAGGTGGCTGGGGTTCTCTGGAGACATCTACAGCTGACTCCGGCTCAAGAGcagcaggaggctggagagaagagaggcagagctgATGCATCACGGGGCACCCTTCTCTACTATCAGCAACCATCAGCAACCTTGCTAGCCGAGGGAAGCACACCCTAGGGCCACGGCATTCATAGGAGGCGTTTGAGGCTAAAGGGGAAACCCTCCCCTTTCCTCACCTGCTGAAGGCTAATGAAGTATCGGTTCCGTTCAGCCTCAAGGTCAATGATACCACCCTTTTCCTGCTGCCTCTGATACAGCAGTTTGAGCTCTTCCTGTTGGCGCAAGCTCTCTGCACTGGGTTGGTACAGCTCCTTAGAGGAAAGGAAGCAaatgggaggagaaaaagaaacagtgtgagaaagacagacagatgactGAACCCTAACCCTTCTAACATTGTCGTAGGGAACTGCACAAGgttcctggtttttttgttttgttttagacaagaATTTCATATAGCCCAGAATGCTCTCAAACTTGACCTTGAACTGCTTTATCCTTCCTGAGTGCCGTGATTATGTGAGTGTACCACCATACCAGGTTTTTTtaatgcagtgctggggaccaaacctaggGCTTTATGTGTGTTAGCCAAGTGCACTACCAAATGAGCCACATTCCCAATATTGAGTTCTTGGTTTTGTTCCTCAGAGTTGGACTTCTGAAGCCTTAGgctcctgggggaggggggagggggaagctgtGGCTTTGCAGAGTAGTCTTAAGCAAATCAAACCCAACTCCAGAGAATTCAGCAGAGACAAGATGCCATTTCTCTTTCCTTAGAGAAAGCCCGGCTTAGAGCAGAAGGAAGTCCCTTACCATGGGTTGTTGGGGTTCAGGGGCTGCTTTCAGCGAGGCAAGATCATACACAAGGGGCTCCCTGCACACAGGACACTGCACACCGACTGCCTTCTAAAACAAGAGGAGAAATCACATCCTGCTCCCTGTCAGCCAGCCCAGTCTTTGGAGGGCTGGGGTCAAAGGGCACAAGCGTTAGCTGATGCTCAGCAATGTGGCAGAACAAAGGAGGAAAGAGCTGCCTAAGGAGAGGCGTGGAAATGCTGCAAAGCTGCATGCAATATATATGTCACTATACACATGGATGCCGTTCTTCCTGGACAGGGGTAAGAATCTCAAAGGGTAAGAATCTCGAACTAAAACGATGAAAGGCCACCAGACTGGAGGGATGGAGATGAAAGTCTAGGGGGACCAGGAGAGACAGTGGGTCTGGTGATGTCTACCTGCTTGGTGACAACGTGCTGTCgctcctgttcctgttcctgtgtAGTCAGCTCTTGTTCCATGTGCTGGATGTACCTGGCAAGGCAATGGCAGTGGAAGTAGTGGTAACAGGGTGTTTTGGTAAAGGCCTCCTTCTCCTGTAGGAAGACAGACGCACGGTCCTGCGTTAGTGTCCGCTCCCTAGCCCTTCCCCGTCTGCTCCTACTCCTCCCAGATCCCAGCTGAGAAACCCACCTGGAAACCATAGAGGCAGATGACACACTGGCCATGGGGAATGTTGTTATCCGTGAGAATCTCCTTCCCTttctggaaggagagaagaggtgCTGAAACACGGAGGCGGGAAACTGCGCACGCGCCCCACACACTTCTTCCAGGACTAGCTGGCTGGACATGACGGATGTCACCAAGCCTAATGTTTTTCCTGCAAGGATCCTCTCCGCCACCTCTTCATTTGGCCTTCCTGGTTTCAATATCTAAGTCAATTACTTCTCTCGCTAAGTCACATTTAATATACTTAGAGataaaaaataatataccttAGAGATAAAAAATACCCAAgactcggggctggtgagatggctcagtgggtaagagcacccgactgctcttccgaaggtccaaagttcaaatcccagcaaccacatggtggctcacaaccacccgtaatgagatctgatgccctcttctggagtgtctgaagacagctacagtgtacttacatataataaataaataaatctttaaaaaaaaaaaaaaatacccaagacTCATCGTCACTGACGCGTGACATGGTAGCTTCAGCTCCAACACCCAGGcagctgaggtaggaggactgctttgagtgtgaggccagcttgggttacacagtgagactgtctcaaaagtacAAAACTAAACAAGCACACCTCATTTCCACTTTTGTttgcctcttttgtttttgtttgaaccAGGAGTCAGGCTCCAGAGATCCTTTTCCTTCAGATTTCCCTATGCTAGCCTTATTAGCACTCACCACTGAGCTGGGCCTCAGAGGCCTTCTTAACATTCTTCAGGGAAAATTCCCCCATGGGGCAATGCATTTGTTCAAATAGACAACCCAAATGGACAGCAAATTAAAAGCATCAAGTTGCTCTATGAAACGTGCATTTGCACAGCTAACACTATCGAGTTTCAGAAGATGCACTGGGGTCTGACCCAGGACAGGTATGTGCCCCCACCCATCTTCACCTTACTCTGAACATTTTCCTTCATGAACCCCAGTAGGAAATAAGGGTGACCATGCTTgtgtgtttttactttttttttttttttcttcttcgagacagggtttctctgtgtagccctggctgtcctggaactcactctgtagaccaggctggcctcgaactcagtaatccgcctgcctctgcctcccaagtgctgggattaaaggcgtgtgccaccactgcccggctgcttgTGTGTTTTTAACCTCAAACAAGAAAAGTTACCTATATATTTTGTTACTCTGCCTTTGTGTTATGTGAGTTGTTTACTTAACTAGAAAGAATAtacaattttctttctcttttctaaagATAGAGTCTGAGGTAGCCCAAGCcatccttgaacttgctgtgtagctaaaGGTGCTCTGAACTTATGGATTctcttgcttccacctcccaaccACTATGCCTTGGCTTATAATACCAACTACcagggagacagggacaggacGTCACCAGTTTCAGGCTTGCTTGACCACCTTGTAACTCATTCTCAgaattacaaaattttaaaaatgttacagatatagctcagtagtagagcacttgtctaATATTTGTAAAGCCTTAGGTTGGAACCTCagtagagaaaaaagaaaaagtactgAAATTGAAGCAGAGAAAACGCAGGGCATGGGGacacacaccttaatcccagcagttgggagggtTCTCtctttcaggccagccagagccacacagtgagacccagcCTTGGTTaactagaatcatctgagaaaatacctccataaaaatggcctgtaggcaagccatTGCCTATGGCAAATGCCTAGCacaatgtaaggcattttcttaattgatgactGAGGGGGGAGGGctcagaccattgtgggtgggcCATCCCTTGAGTTGGTGGTCCTGggagctataagaaagcaggctgagcaagtcaggaagtagcaccctccatggcttcttcctgccttcaggttcctgcctccagctactgctctgacttccctcagtcaTGGACTGTTCTTtggaagtataagatgaaataaatgctttcttccctaagttacttttgatcatagtgtttttatcacagcaatagaaaccctaactaagaccaaaaataaataaacaacaaaaagagaaagaaaagaactaactaaataaaataacaaaaaccctacaaCAAGGTCAAAGAGGAGAAGTACTTTTTCATCAAGATGCTTAGAACCAACAACCCAAGGGGAGCTACTCAACTgtaactctctgtctctgtctctgctgtctgtctccccccccccctctatatatatgtatgtatgtatgtatatatatatatatatatatatatatattcttttttagaTACATGAGAGTTATCTTTCTAGACTAATTGAGGCCTTAtgcaaacaaacactaaatgtactGGCTATAGATATAATGTTGCCTGGAAGGAAGGACATTTTACCAGGCCGTCACACTTTACCTCAATGAGTTCATAGAGCATGGCAGTGCCTAGTCCTTCCTTGGCCACATGGCCCAGGGCCTGTGAGATCCTGGAAAAAACCGGAGAGGTCAATATTAAAGCGACCCCCTTCCTTCCACAGGCAGAGCTGAATTCTGAATTGTCCCTGCTCCAACTAGCCTTACTTACTTGTGGATCTGCTCATCTGAAAGTCCTCGAGGGTTACGGATGGAGATCTGTGGAACCTCGTGGGGATACTGATGCAGAAAAGCAACAAACAGCCATCAAAGTGATGCCCGCTCTAGGGACTCTCCCCTCGCCTCCATCTGCTACTGTGTGGAAGAAGAATCACCTGGACTGGGATCCGAAGAACCAGAGTAAAGCAGACAAACTGCGAATCTTGGACCTCTGCGGTGGCAGGGTGCAGAGTgataaagatctcccatggtgaTCTGCAGGGGGATGAAGTGAAAACGAAGGATGTGACTAGGCAGGGGCTTGAGAGCTAAGGAGGAGGGGGCGAGACAGTAAAGCAGGTAGAGGAATGCACGCTGGACTTGTTTCTctgtggtggtggcggcggcgggggGCGTGGGGGGGGCAATTAAAGGAATAGTAGTTAAACTTCACCTCTGTGAGGGGAGGCTCATCGTATCCTAAGTCCAGATTCTGTGCAGAACTCTCTCACGGCTGAGACCCCTGCCCACCCCTAGCTGAATACGTACCTGCCATTCCCTTTCATCACCTGTAGCTCATCCAGATAGATAGACTCTAATACTTCAACTTCAGAGGGAAGGACCCTGGAGAGTAAGGGGGAGACTGAGTCACCATTGCAGCTCTTCCTGCTGAAGCTGCCAAGGTTGATGAagtctgacttaaaaaaaaaatctgcctgaaTACATTCTCTGgccaaattattttttaacatgGGGAAATATTTCTTCAAGTAGTTGACTGGCCAGGTAGAAAGCATGGGAATTAAATTTTTAGAGATCACACTGCTAACTTGAGAAAACACATTCTCAGAGAGTTAAAACTAACCAAACCTTAACCCAGGAGGAATGGGACCAATCAGAGCCAGGTCCTGGTTCCCTGCTTAAATTTCTACAGCTTAAGTTATCCTTTAGTGGGTTTCCCTCTGTCCTACATATATGACACCCATTCATTATTAACAAGGTTATCAATACTACTGCTGCCTACCTATACAACTGTTTAGCATGGATCCCTGTGTTCTGAGTACTGCCAATAACCTTGCCAGCACCAGCCAGTCTAAGCATCCTCAAAGGACATATCAGGTTGAACAGGTCTAGGTAGTATAAAAGCTATATTGCATTAGAAAGAGTCATAAGCCTTGTAGCTAATAGTAGAGCAGAAACTACTTACCAAGCTATGTGGTCAGGTTACTTATATTTAGAAACCTGAGTTACACTGTCTACCACCTAGTGATAATAGAGCATACTCACTAGGGCTACTGTAAGAGATAAATGATTTGTTTATATAAAGTGCACAAATGTCTGAGACACAGTATCTAGTCTAGGTGATCTACCCCCTCCCTTTAAAAGGAAACCGAGAAGGGCAGTCTGAGGACTGAGTGTGCACATAACCCTGGATGCCTAGTTAGCCCTGATCAGAGTTCATGGCCCCGATATAAATCAGAGGGTTCACATTTAAACATAGAAAAAACAGCTGTAATGACATCCAAGAAGAGTGATTGTCCACAGCCCTACCCAGGTGATATGAAACCTGTATCCACTTTCTTATACATTTCCTCTCCATCTAGAGGAAGCACACCCCAGTATCATTTCTATAGTGATGGTTATTATTAGCATTCTTCTTAAAGCTtattttactactactactactactactactactactactactactactactactactaaaagACATTCTGGCTGCTATAGACCAATGCAGCCACTGCTACTCTGTCATGGCTCAGGTGTCCCttcataatcttagaagtcactCACAACAGTGAAAAGCACTAGTCTGGCTGGGCTCCCTAAACCAACGGAACACAGAGGTGCAGTCTCAGTTAAGACTTCCTTCAGTACTTTGCCCACCTTAGGTCACCTGAGCCTTGGATGTAAGATACAGACCTAAATGTAAATAAGGTCATAGGTTacaggtggaggtgggggtggggtggggatgggggtccGAAATAGGCTGTCCTAATACTAACAGTATAAGGCCTTAACTCAGACAGATGTCCTTTGGTCTCTTGAGGTTTTATACTTCAGCAATTAATGAAAAGCAGGCCTATGGATATTACGAATCCATGGTGATCCATCTTCCCAACTACTCTATGAGGTAATGCcacacccacttttttttttttttaatagctgacacTGACTCGCAGGAGCTAGCTGGTTTGGTCAGCATCACATCAAGCTAATTAAATATGGAGTGAGCACATTTTTATCTTATGTCCAAAACCCAAAGTCTTTAAAGGCTTTTGGTTTCTTATTAAGAATGCTCGAGAGAATAGGAGAGCTTATGAGGGGAGTAAGGCTTTTCTGACAATAGTTATTAGTGCTATCAGGAATATGGGAAGATTGAGGAACGCGTAGGCAGAAATGGACTGGTCCAAGGGGCAGGATCCTAGGGGCACGAGGAGGGCGTCCGTTCCGAGAGGCGGGAGGTGTGATGAGAAGCCATCCTCCAGGGCCCAGAAAAATCACATcagggagaagtggggaggggtaGGCCCGTAGTAGGGAGCAATGGGGTCGATAAGGCGTGGGCCCAGCTGGCAAGGCCGCCGTAGACCCAGTCCCTTCTCAGATCAGCGTCCCTCCTCCCTCCGTTCCCGGTCCAGTAGCTCGCCTACGAAAGGATGTCTCTTCTATCCCTCGCCCCTTGATCCACCCTTTATGCCCGTGGTTCGGACGGTCCGAAGCTGTTGCTAGTTCCCGGCACCAGATCCAGGCAGCCAGCCAAAACCTATGACCCAAAGTTACCAgtcctcttccccagcagctgtcGACGCAGACGCCGCCATGTCTTCTCCGGCTCTTGGCCGGAACCGGAAACACCTTTTGGGAAGTTAGAGGCGGAAAACTAGGGCGGGGCGGAGTAAAAGAAAGCTGACGCCGTTTCTAGGCAACTGAAGACTCTAGATCCTTTGTGGGGCCTGCTAGCCAAGCGACAGAAGTGCCCTACAAAGTGCCAATGGGCGGTTCGCATCTGTCACACACCTCTGAGAGCTTTGTCCTTTAAACTTCTAATCAGTTCCAGGGAGTAAAACTGGTAAGAGTGGGGAAACTAACGAGAGCATCAATGAGGAATGGAGAAAAGTAACGCAGGCAGCTGGGAGGCCCCGAGCAACTAGCCTGAACTCAGCCTGGGGAGCTTGGAGCGTCTAGACTGGGAGCAAGTTAGGGGACCTCTGCTCGGGGCCAGAGTGGCGGTGCTGGGCAAGCTGAGGGTGTCAGGAACCTGGGAGAGTATAGAAGGAGCGTGTGAGCATCGCTggtggagaggggaaagggaacacCGGTGTGCTATGGGCACCTAAcctgggtggggaggtgggggtggggctggagacacTAAGACCTGATCATCTTTCCACCCTGGTCATGATTTTGAGGCCTTGGTTATTGTGAAAAATAGAACAAAGCAAGGTTGATAACGTGTATCTTTCTCCCATGTTATGAGCCAGGCCTCCCAGATGTGTGGAACTACCCCTGGATCTATAGCTCTTTGTCACCgtcttctttctaccttctgagaGACCCCGAAACCCTTGCCATGGAAAAGTACCACGTTTTGGAGATGATTGGAGAAGGCTCTTTTGGGAGAGTGTATAAGGGCCGAAAAAAATACAGTGCTCAGGTAGTAGACAAGGATATCTTTTAAATGGGATTTGGTGACCCACGTGTCCAGTAAAAACGTGGGACAGAAGGGCTGCACGGTGTTTATTTCTAGACCCTGACACCAGCATACTTCCTAGGGTATACAGGCCCAGAAATTTGACTTCTTGGAATCAGATCCCAGCCTTAGAACTAGGAACAAACTACCTAACATCCCATGCTTCCATTTCCCAAACAGTACAATGGAGGAATATTGATAGGGTCTGAGGATCAAATGTGTTTCACACTTAATCACTTAATACAATGCCTGACACCTACTGAATGACAAAAATGATCACTGTTCTTTGTATTACCTAAGAAAAGATAACACCTTGAAATCTGGTCTTCCATCTttaccttttccttctcctttccccaaaTCTCACGCTGAGTCCTTTGCTTAGGTCAGAAAACCTCTCCCAGAGTCCCATCAAAGGAATCTATTTGCCAGTAACTGTTTCCCTTTAGTGATGGGCTGACAAAGCCAGAGTACATCCATAgtacccgggggggggggggggttgaggtgGGGGGTAAGTATGTGTTCACATTTATACTAAGAGTTGATCAAGAAGTATAAGTCTTGAGTTGTGGAGCTCTAAGATAAAGCTTGAAATAtttgcacagagagagagagagagagagagagcacaccagtgagttttattggggtttcTTAAACAAGTATAAGTGACGGTTTACTTACAGGATCAGAAATGACTCACAGACAGCTGTAACACCAAAGCCCGCCCCAGCATGTGTGATAGCCCATGCAAGCCGGACACCTCACACTTACAGCGCTGCTTAGAGGCAGCCTGACAGAATGGAGAGTGTCTCTGGCAGCTCAGCCAGTATGAGAGTTTCTTTGCACTTCTTGATGGTGTAGTTAGGCCTTGACTCTTCACTTTACCACTGGCAGGTGGTGGCCTTGAAGTTCATCCCCAAACTGGGGCGCTCAGAGAAAGAGCTGAGGAATCTGCAACGAGAGATTGAAATCATGCGGGGTCTGTGGCATCCCAACATTGTGCATATGCTCGACAGCTTTGAGACTGACAAAGAGGTATGTTTTGACGGTATTGGGCTTGGGTTGCCTCTCTCCAAGCCCAAGGACCCCAGGCATTTCCCAACCACAGAGTGCGTGACTGTTCTTTCAGTGTCATGTTGCCTTCTCCtcacaggtggtggtggtgacagacTACGCTGAAGGAGAACTCTTTCAGATTCTGGAAGATGATGGAAAACTTCCTGAAGACCAGGTATGCTTCCTGGCTCAAATGTTCCCACACCTTGAATCTCTGTCTCGGTGAAGAGCTAAGATGCAAGCTGAGGGTGTCAAGAGTCGGCTTATGTGTACGTGTGCGTAtgtgtctgcctttctctttATAGTGTGTGTACGTATGagggtatgtttgtgtatgtgcacgtatgtgtaggtgcgtgtgctcacacatgtgcatgcatgtagagtCCAGAGGTTAAGGTTGCTGTCTTCTTCCATTGCTTTCAATGTTTTGAAAGTCGATCTCTTACTGAGCCTGAAGACTATTGATGATTGGCTGGACTGGCTCGCCAGCAAGCTCTAGGGATCTTTACCCCCTCCCCAAAACATCAGGGCTATAGATGTGAGACGCCAGGCCCAGCTTTTAACGTTGATGCGTTGATGCTGAGaacccaaactcaagtcctcacaaTTGTGCAGTGGGCATTTCACCAAgaaagccatcttctcagccctgacaattcttattttattttattttattttattttattttattaatgtatgAGTCTCTGCTGCATAAatacctgcaggccagaagagggcatcagatctccttataaatggttgtgagccaccatgtggttgctgggaattgaactcaggacctctagaagagcagccagtgctcttagccacggagccatctcttcagccccttacAATTCTtcttaaatgtgtttttttattctattttaattaaattttatttatatgattacactatcgctatcttcagacacaccagaagagggcatcggatcccattaaagatagttgtgagtcaccatgtggttgctgggaatggaactcaggatctctggaagaacagtctgtgctcttaaccactgagccatctccccagcctgtgtttagtttcttcattggtaaaatgaagataataataatatctaCCTTGTAAGGCTATTTGAAGATTAATAGTTTAATTCATGAAAATGATAAATAGCCACTATTAATGTTGTGGATGTTGGTTATTATGCCTTTAAGGAAGAATGGCCAGTCTTAGAGCAGTAAGAGAAGCTTACCATTAGGCTAGGATTCACCCTTAGGACAAAGAGGCCGGCAATAGGGTTTGGTGGAAAATGTCCCTACAATCACTCTAGGGGTCTCTTTATACTCTTAACAAGTGGGTACCCTCCAACCCCAGAAATCTCATCACTGCTTGTAAATAGTCACCTTAAACCGGGTctgtgtggctcagttggtacagtacttgcccagcatgcattAAGCTCTGGATTAGATTCCCAGTATTCATAAAACTGGACTTGGTGGCACATACATATAATCTCAGCGCTGGTGAGAAAAAGGCAAGggaaccagaagttcaaggtcatcctcagatacgtagtgaggtcaaggccagcctgaggccTGTGAGGCTCAACTAAACCCCACTAAAC is part of the Mus musculus strain C57BL/6J chromosome 1, GRCm38.p6 C57BL/6J genome and encodes:
- the Rnf25 gene encoding E3 ubiquitin-protein ligase RNF25 isoform 2 (isoform 2 is encoded by transcript variant 2) gives rise to the protein MAASASTAAGEEDWVLPSEVEVLESIYLDELQVMKGNGRSPWEIFITLHPATAEVQDSQFVCFTLVLRIPVQYPHEVPQISIRNPRGLSDEQIHKISQALGHVAKEGLGTAMLYELIEKGKEILTDNNIPHGQCVICLYGFQEKEAFTKTPCYHYFHCHCLARYIQHMEQELTTQEQEQERQHVVTKQAVGVQCPVCREPLVYDLASLKAAPEPQQPMELYQPSAESLRQQEELKLLYQRQQEKGGIIDLEAERNRYFISLQQPPAALEPESAVDVSREPQPPNALSAEQSTSLADQSTLPTSLPMTTQYTYEKTSGAGPNQQRPGETQKSVLDPPRHGRGSWRQYDRRHPKGGECCTPKGTSEIHELPPPEKPLKETVDLKAEPRNKGLTGHPQEKGPGSWQGPSARRTRDCARWERSKNRTPGSCYPHLPRGQGAYRSGTRREPLGLESEEGS
- the Rnf25 gene encoding E3 ubiquitin-protein ligase RNF25 isoform 1 (isoform 1 is encoded by transcript variant 1): MAASASTAAGEEDWVLPSEVEVLESIYLDELQVMKGNGRSPWEIFITLHPATAEVQDSQFVCFTLVLRIPVQYPHEVPQISIRNPRGLSDEQIHKISQALGHVAKEGLGTAMLYELIEKGKEILTDNNIPHGQCVICLYGFQEKEAFTKTPCYHYFHCHCLARYIQHMEQELTTQEQEQERQHVVTKQKAVGVQCPVCREPLVYDLASLKAAPEPQQPMELYQPSAESLRQQEELKLLYQRQQEKGGIIDLEAERNRYFISLQQPPAALEPESAVDVSREPQPPNALSAEQSTSLADQSTLPTSLPMTTQYTYEKTSGAGPNQQRPGETQKSVLDPPRHGRGSWRQYDRRHPKGGECCTPKGTSEIHELPPPEKPLKETVDLKAEPRNKGLTGHPQEKGPGSWQGPSARRTRDCARWERSKNRTPGSCYPHLPRGQGAYRSGTRREPLGLESEEGS
- the Rnf25 gene encoding E3 ubiquitin-protein ligase RNF25 isoform X2, yielding MKGNGRSPWEIFITLHPATAEVQDSQFVCFTLVLRIPVQYPHEVPQISIRNPRGLSDEQIHKISQALGHVAKEGLGTAMLYELIEKGKEILTDNNIPHGQCVICLYGFQEKEAFTKTPCYHYFHCHCLARYIQHMEQELTTQEQEQERQHVVTKQAVGVQCPVCREPLVYDLASLKAAPEPQQPMELYQPSAESLRQQEELKLLYQRQQEKGGIIDLEAERNRYFISLQQPPAALEPESAVDVSREPQPPNALSAEQSTSLADQSTLPTSLPMTTQYTYEKTSGAGPNQQRPGETQKSVLDPPRHGRGSWRQYDRRHPKGGECCTPKGTSEIHELPPPEKPLKETVDLKAEPRNKGLTGHPQEKGPGSWQGPSARRTRDCARWERSKNRTPGSCYPHLPRGQGAYRSGTRREPLGLESEEGS
- the Rnf25 gene encoding E3 ubiquitin-protein ligase RNF25 isoform X1; this translates as MKGNGRSPWEIFITLHPATAEVQDSQFVCFTLVLRIPVQYPHEVPQISIRNPRGLSDEQIHKISQALGHVAKEGLGTAMLYELIEKGKEILTDNNIPHGQCVICLYGFQEKEAFTKTPCYHYFHCHCLARYIQHMEQELTTQEQEQERQHVVTKQKAVGVQCPVCREPLVYDLASLKAAPEPQQPMELYQPSAESLRQQEELKLLYQRQQEKGGIIDLEAERNRYFISLQQPPAALEPESAVDVSREPQPPNALSAEQSTSLADQSTLPTSLPMTTQYTYEKTSGAGPNQQRPGETQKSVLDPPRHGRGSWRQYDRRHPKGGECCTPKGTSEIHELPPPEKPLKETVDLKAEPRNKGLTGHPQEKGPGSWQGPSARRTRDCARWERSKNRTPGSCYPHLPRGQGAYRSGTRREPLGLESEEGS